DNA sequence from the Canis aureus isolate CA01 chromosome 12, VMU_Caureus_v.1.0, whole genome shotgun sequence genome:
TCATTGGGTGAAAGTCCCACAACCCAAGAATACCCTCAGTCCTGAACAAAGAGAAATGGTCAGTCACCTTACCTACATGGGTAGCCCTGGGTACTAGGTTGGTAGCTCCTTAGAGCTCAGTTGTGCAATATTTGGGTATAGCTAGCataatgaaaagaccatgaggacCAGACAGgcttgggtttgagtcccaccTTTGCTACTTACTGGCTTCTGCtgctcctctgagcctcagctttgcCATCCATAAAATGGTATCTACCTTATGAGGTTGCTGAAGGGCTCCTTTAAGGAGCCAACGTCTCTAAAGGGACCAGAAAGTGCCAGGTGTCCTCCCTGGGTGGTGGTTGATTGCATTCCACAGGCCAGGTGGTCCTTCCCGGCAGGAGGACCTGTACAAACAATTCCCAGGCATCCATCCGAATGAGCAGGCTGAGACTCAAGGCCGCTAAACAAATTAAAACACTATGAACGAAAGGGCCAACAAACTTAATATTTAACCTGACCTTTAATAGGAGTCCTCTGTTCCTTTAGCTGATCAATTCACTGGGGAATTCTCAGGTCTTCCAGAAGAAGTTGGAATGTAGTAAGCATCTCCCCAGCTCTCTGGACCATGCACTGGTTCTGTGCAAAAGCTACCAGAACAGGGTGGTCTCACGTTGCAGTTGCCCTTCACGGTGGGGTTGTTCGGGCTTAAAGTTGGATGTTTCGTGTTTGAtgcatggtcttttttttttttaatattttgtttatttattcatgagagacagagagagagacagagagagcgagagaggtaGAAATGCAGAccgagagaaacaggctccctactgggagcccaatgtgggacttgatcccaagaccccgggatcacaacctgagcccaaggcagacgctcaaccactgagcccctcaggagCCATGATGCATGCTCTTTGGCCAGTGGTATCGCAAAGGTTAACTTCCATAATCAAAACGTGTTAAGGCCATGTTCGCCCTGGCTTCattgccccctcctcctgccactgccctctccctcctcccttctcccctcctgctACACAACTTTCACAGGATGAAACAGAACTCTCACAAAGCCTAGAGTCTAAGTAAGCTTTGAGCAGCCTCTAGGTCTCCAACTCCAAGTTGTGTGTGTGGGACAGTGAGTCAGGCTCTGGCTGTCTGTGCAATGGACCTACAAGGGAGAAGGGAACAGGTCCCCTGAGACCAGCAAGCACGGATGCTGTACTGGACAGTCGTGCTGCTCGCCCTGTCCACAGCCCCAGCCACACAGGCTACGGCACCATAGCTCACTGGGCCCGGTGTGGGCGCCTGAACCTAGCATAGCCCAACTCCAGATGGCCTGCTTCCTGCCCCTTGTGAACACCCCACAACCAGAGCTCCCCACTCCAGGTAAAACCTCACCAGGAAGTGTCTTTTTTGCACAGCAGCAGAGCTCTGCACCAGTGACCCCATCCTTTTTCCTTACCCGTGAGCTGGGTGAGGTAAAGGATGATGCACTGTCAGTATGAAGACCTTCCATCAATCTTCTGGTTTGTACCCCTACTTCTTGCTCCCACTTTCATTCATACGTGCTGCCCAAGTCCCCGAGCCTCACTGTTGGAAGACTGACTCCTATCTCCTCTTCAGCCTCTGACATCACGGGCTGCAATTTCTCTTCCTGTTTCATCTGGACACCCTCTTCTCATGATGAAAATGTGCCAACTCTGAGGatttaaagatttcttatttCCAACTAAATACTGCAAAAGAGTTCTGTAATTCATTGGTTATCCTTAATGAATAGCATCAACTCTTCCTTACATTTCTCTCCACCCGCTCAGCGGTGAAGCCATGAAACCAAATGCAAAAGCGTGGACACTCTGCAAGAAGACAATAGTAATTCTATGACATCGCTGCCATCCAAAGGTATCAGCAATAATTGATAGCATCGTGGCTCTCTCAAGTTACTGATTcagcattaaaaatagaaacatggcTTGCCTGTGTTTCAAATGCTGTTTCATTTTTCACCTGAATATAAATATGATCTTTCTGTATATTCATAATAACCAGAACCTGCACAGTGTATCTCGCCTCACACAATCCCTGGCGATGTCAGGAATGGTGGATGATTATAGAGGTCCTGAGCAGAGATAGTAGATCTGTAGAGTCCCTGAAGTAGGGCACTCGAGTAGGGCTTAAAAAGGGGGgtggaaaaaaagggggggtggtcCTTGGGTTGTGGTAAGTAGAGTACCTGCTTCATCTCCAGATGTCAGGCTAGTCCTGTTGCCAAGGAAAACATCACTCAGGACACATGTCCTGCTGAAAGTATCAACAACTACAATTCTCTCCCAAAGTTTAATTTGCTCACTGCAAGGAAGTTATTACTTTCCAGGAGTTAAGCAGACGGCTCCCCAGCTGGATCTCATcctccatccccctcacagcTACCACCAGGGTCACTGCATAAAGAAGTCCTTTCGCTGGAGAGGTAAGGTTGCCAAGATGCCTCCGTAAGAGGGATTAGGCCTCATTTCCTATGTCCCAATATTCCTGGGATTTTGTTAACCCCTTGGGACAGAGAGAGTCTTGTTTATTTCTAGAGATGATCTTAGGAGGCATTAGTCATGTAGGAAAACTTAGGTTGTTTGCTTACTATGGGAAACTACTAATAAAATCAATCTGGGTTTTTAGCATATTTGTTGGAAGCCAGGTCTCCAAAGCTGGATTCTTAAACGGATTCTCAGAGTGGCAAGAACAGTCTTTGGCTTTACTGTCATTGGAGCCAAGCAAGCTAGACAAGTCTGGGGAAAAAGATTGGGATCTAGAGCGGTCAGAAACATCAATTGCCCTGGGAGGTGAACACAGGGAGCTCTGAATATAGTTAAACTGAGTCACATGACTAGACTCTACTTGGGCAGAAGTAaaacatgttttcctttaaatgatTAAACTTAGTTGAACTTAGTTCAAGAAAAATGTCTTTCCCCACTGAATGTTTCTCTTTCCAGGCTTAAAGAGTTTCAAgatgagatttgtttttttaaacagaaaacttCTATCAATAGCTTCCAAATTAGACACATCTGTAGACTTACAGCACCCAGATGACTTCAGATAATGTATTTGGCCCATCTCCTACATCTGGATGGTTGAGGCTGTatgtcaaaaaaagaagaaaaaaaggtgtgtgtgtggggaatgTTAGAAAGATTTCCTTGGTCTGTTGATAAtaacataaacaaaaatgaagttGAGTCCCATGTTTATTCCATCTTCTCTGGCATAAAGCTTTTAATCCCTACTCGTGGAGCGATAAAACAGTAACATTTCAAGTCCATGGTTGGAAAAGGCTAGCCAACATTTCACCTCACCAACTGTTCTGCAACTCGGTCAAGATTCTGCTTGACGCCAAGTCGAGATGGGTGAGTGAGACTCACGATGTTGGCATTTGTCTTACTTTGGAACCAGAGTTGGGTTTTTAAGTAagtggaaaagaggaagaaatcaagTCTAAACAATACAGGCAAGACCAACAATAACATCGCTGGGGTTGAAGCAGACTGTTTCTAGGAGCCTTCTGCCCTTATTTTGGGGTtagttcatttaaaataataaccatttttcttttctttactagCCAATGACCAAAATCTAGAATTATGATTAGTATCTACTggtctttcctttgctttttttcctgggTGGGGGGATGCATTCTCTATTCcctcttttataatttttctttcctaacagTGGTTGCTTTTTACTATGAGGGTTTTGGAGAAGGCTCAGGGCTGGGGCGCTGGTCTCGGATGGGGCAGGAGCATGGACCCAATGAGAGGGCCACCCTGCCTGCTGCTCGCCAGCCAGCCCATAGACTGGAGGGACTGTCCCCTGGGAGGgtggccccttccctcctccagtggagggagagggtggCAATTTGAGGCCTAGAGGCCACTAGGGTAGAAATCCCACGCATTATCAATCCTCAGGTGCTTGCTCCATCTGAGGAATGGGAGGCTTGGCGAGAGGACGGTGCCCACCACCCACCCAGGTCTGGTGGGGCAAGGCTGTGATGTCACCTCTCTACTCTCATCACGTCCTCATGCTGTGTTTTCCATAAATGAACCAAAAGCCCTGCGGAGTTTGTCCCAAGGCCTGTCGGGCCCCGGGCTTCCAGTCCCAGGCAGGGGGGACCTGGCTGACCTGAGGGTCATGGAGCCAGAGCCTTGCAGGTGGACCTGCGAGGGGGTTCCCACCCTAGGCGGGGAGGAGGAGAGCGGGAAGGAgactgaggaggagggggcactcCACCCTGGTatccccgaccccccccccccccagtgccccgCACCGGGCTCCAGCTCCCAGCACAACCGCGCACAGGCCTGGGTGTGCCCTGCCTccgggcctcccctggccctggccctcgCCCCGGGGTCTGGATCCCTCACCCCCGAGCCGGATCCAAGCCATCCCTCCAAGCCCGGGTCTGCACCCCATTTCCCGGGCGGCCCCTCTCTCCTGTGCCCTCGCTCTCTGCGCCCTACACTACCCCTCCAGGGTCTGCACCCAAAACCCCGGCTGCGCCCCCTTCCGTGTCTCCACCCCCGGATCCCATCCCTGCTCTACCCCTTACCCTCCAGGCCCGGAGCCGCACCCCTGCATCTCATTAGcgctccccccccccaaacccaGATCTGCATCCCCATCCCCTGGTCGCCCGCCCATCCCTCTAGCGCCTTCACTCCCACGCCCCCAGGCCCCGACTCGTACCCCAACCCCTTGCGGTGCCCTCTCCCGCGTCCCCGCCCCCAGATCGAGTCCCCCCTACTCTtcccccgccccggccgcacccccaccccggccgcgcccccgaccgcgtccccgtccccgcccccagATCCCGTCCCCCCCATCCcgtcgccccccgcccccatcctcgGCTGGACCGCACCCCCTCCCGCCTCCtcgtgcccccccgccccccatccccgccccggccgcgcccccgGCCGCGTCCCCGCCCTCACCGAGCTCCCGCCCCCGGATCCCGTCCCCCCATCCCCGGCCAGGACCGCGTCCCCGCCCCCAGATCCCGTCCCCCCATCCCGTCCCCCCATcccgccccggccgcgcccccTCCCGCGTCCCCGCCCCGGCCGCGCTCCCGCCCCGGGGCCGCGCTCGGGCGGCGAGACCCGCTgctgggcgggcggcgggggcgccatGGGCAGCGGCAGCAGCCGGAGCGGCCGGGCCCTGAGGCGGCTGCGCGGCCCCGACAGTCGGCGGGCGGGACCCGGCGGGGCGGCCCCGGAGGGCGGGACGCGGCCTCTGGCCTCGGCGACGGCGGCGGCCGCCCgggaggaggccggggaggcGGAGGCGGCTGAGCGCGCGgcccaccccggccccggccccggccccggccccggcccccgccccggccccgccgcgccccccgacGGCGGGGACGAGACCCTGCGCCTGCTGGACCAGCTGCTGGCCGAGTCGGCGGCCTGGGGCCCGGGGGAGCTGGCCCCGCGGGGCCCGGAGCCGCCCCGACCCGCAGCCGGCGCCGGGAGCCCGGTGAGTGTGGGAGCCGCGGCGCTGTTGGGGCCGCgcctgcccccgccccagcccccgccccagcccctgctccctgaccccagccccaggtcccagcccccagcccctgctccctgaccccagcccctgccccaggtcccagcccccagcccctgctccctgaccccagcccctgctccctgaccccagcccctgctccctgaccccagcccctgccccagccccaggtcccaggtcccaggccccagccccagccccagccccagccttgcgctccctccctccctccctcctcccccttcccccctcccccgcccccaggctcccctctgtCCCCAGTGTCACCCACCGCCTCTGTGCCTCCGAAGGCCTCCGAGCTCTGCGGCCCGCGcggcctctcctccctcccccccccccccccccccccggctgcgGCTTCTGGGTGCGGGTCTCCCTGCGTCCAGTGTGGGGTGCGGGTGCTGGGAGCAGCCTGCAAGAGCAGGGACGCGCATCCCTTGGCAGAAACGCGTCCCCCGGGCTGCCTTCTGGCCAGAGCTCCGCCTCCCCTTCCCCTTAGAACCGGCGGCTCTGGAAGCACAGGCCGGCCCGGCCCCTCCAGCCGCGGGGCGCTGTCGGGGTGCTGGCCGTCCTCTCCAGCGAGGCTGCTAAGTGGTGGCACCGGTAGCCACGCAGCGGTTCACAAATGCCCTGCGTGTCAGACACATCCAGAGCCTTGCCTGGCTAGTCAGGCCATTCACATGCTACCGGCTATTTTTAAGATGCTGTGGAATCTGTTTTTGGCTTCGGGATCCTGTCTTCCAGAACACTTGTAATAACAGCCCCGTTGTtctacaaaaacaataaaaacaagccCTCGGCTTTGGCAACAGTCTTCACTCAGCGGAGCAGCAGGAACAAGATCTTTACCCTCGGCTCCTGGGCTTCAGGACGGTGCCAAAGGCGGCACCTCCTTCCCTGCAGCCCCGCAGGCTTTGCTTAACTGCCCGGACCGGGAAGCGGGAAGCGGGAAGCGTCTTCTGGGGCAGCCACGGAGCAGAGAATCCTGCAGAGCCACTATCCCCTCCCGGGATAGGCCCCCCCCTCCTGTCCCCCCCTACCCTCCCGAACTGAGCGGCAGCAAGCAGGGCTAAATTCGTTCGCAGGATTCCTTCGAGACTACGTCACCATTCGGTTATATAACACTAGAAATGGGTAAACAGTAgagaaatttgggggaaattctgAGCTTGGAAGCGATCGTCTAGTGTCCAAGTTTCAAACGCCTTGGAAACTTTAGAAGTGAAAacgagaagaaaagaaaaaaatggatttgccCCTGATATACTGAGCATCAGTGGCTCCCCGGGTGCAGGGCTGCTGGACTCACTCTTTCCGCTATGTCTGTGTGCCCGGCACCCCTCTAGGCGCTAAAGCGAACACAGATGGCCCCGATCCTTGCCCAGAAGAAAGCCACAGTCtcttgggtggggggtggggagacccaCAGACAAAAGGCAGAGCACAGCGCGGTGAGAGGTGCACCTGAGTAGCGAGTCCAAGGGGGAGTGACAGATCCCCTGGAGAAGTCAGGGTGGACTCCTGAAGGACAGCACTTGAGCAAATCTGGAAGGATCTGTGGCCTTAGGCAGGCAAAGGAGCAGAGATGAGCATTTGTGCAGAGATAATCCTGGGTGcctgtgcgtgtgcatgtgtgtcaaaGGCGATGGGGTGGGGCCTGCAGTGCACAGGCTGTGGGTGGGGGGTGAAGAGGCCCTGGAGGGCACGCGTCATGCCACCCTAGGTCGTGCAAGGGGTTCCCCACATTGAGGAGTTTGGACCTCCCCATAAGAGCTGTGGCTATCCCTGAAGGGCTAGGGGGAGCGGTGCTTTGTGTTCTAGGAAGCTGACACCCGGGGCTGTGGGGGCATGGACGGGGCCAAGCCTGAGGCCAGCGTGGCCAGCTGGGGGCTGCCCCGGTGGTCTGGGTGAGCAGGCCCCGGGAGAAGCAGGACAGTCGGAGGGCCGAGGAGATGGAGATAGGAGGGAAAATCGGCCAGCCGTGGCTGATCGTACGGATGTGGATTGTATGTATCCTCTGGGCCATAAATGTTTCTTGAGTGAACCCTAGCATCTTAGATTATTAGGTCTGTAAAAAAGCTCCTGGAGTCCAATTTTTTCCGGGTGTGGGGAGACAAAGCGAGAAGGTCAGGGCTCCTAATTTCTTGATTGTAAAGGTCGCGGAAGGTTAACTGCCTGTATATTCAAGTGTGAGATGTAGGCTTTTTGCTAGATTCCGTCCTTTGATAGATTGTCTCGGCAATTGTACCTCTTACAAGACTGAGTTAACAAGACGTCATTGAGCTAGGGAAAACTTGGTATGCACATGGATCAATACTGATCCAACATTTAATGTGCACTTGGGTCTCAAACATGCATTAACTCTTTTCATCTTTAATATTATTATCGCCCATTTTGACAGATGGGAAGGACagaacacagagaggttaaggcacagagaggtcaagaaCTTCGCTAGAGCCACACAGTATGGCGGAGCAGAGGTCAGCCTCTGGATGGCCAGGCTCCTATACCCTTCTTACCAAAGTGGCCCTGACAGCTGAGACACTTGCTACTGGCTCTCTGCCTCGGTCCACGGTCTTACCACTGTCGCGTTTTAACCATTGTCGGTCTACAATGCAGCCAAGCAAGCTTCTCTGAGTCCCCCGGCCTCGTGGACGCCTCTCCGAGCTGCCCTCGGAGGGTAGACTCACATAACCATGCCCGCTAACTCTGTGTTTAAAGGAAGAGCAGGGCCCTCTGAGGTCGGGCCTGGGAGATGCTCTTTCCTGGCCCGAAGAATCATCTCTTCAGCCAATGGGCTTTGTGGCAATTATTTTAGTTGATCGAGTGCTcgttttttgtcttatttcttaatgATTGGTTGTTTTCCTGACACAGTTAAGGGTGCTGGATCAGAGTGAGGTATTGCCGTATCCTAAAACTGGAATTTTGCAAATTAAGTcttaagaagtatttttatttatttatttatttatttatttatttatttattaagacagGGAgagctggagggggtggggtgggaaggggcagagagagagaaccttaaacTCGCTCCACTCccagagcctgacgcggggctctatctcatgaccctgagatcatgacctgagcagaaaccaagagtcagacacttaaccgactgagctacccaggcaccccttttaaGAGGTGTTTAAAGCAATCATATACATCTCTATATATGATCGATCGATCAATCGACCTATCTAGGTGTATGTGAGAAATGTATATCTACATGTATGTAGGGGCTACTTCAGTGGCCCTAGTGACATTGTGTTGATATCACTGAAATTATAATattgtgttttgaatttttatactTAAACTATCTCATAAATGGCTTTTTATATTGCTGCAtgatattcataattattttaataagtgcAAAATATCCATCAAATTCATGTACTTCAGTTCTCTAAACCTTGTCTTCTTGCTGTCCTGGATTAATTCCCAACCCTGTGCCTGTGCGGTGTGAGGTGTGAGGAGAAGAATTCCTTTTCTAAAGTCAGTGGACCTTGAAAGTCAAAAGCATTTTAGTGGGATATTGAAACCGAAAACTATTTAGGATGGGAAAATCATGTGAGAAAAGCTaatggtttgggtttgggttttattgagttatttaatcaaattatagttttttaaaaaaatgtagcagTACCTCTGCCACTTAGTGCTCTATTAATTGAGAAAATGTACTGTCTATTGATCCATGCATTCAgcgtatattttaaaatatattttttaagactttatttatttgagagagagagagagagagagcatgagtggggtgaagggcagaataagaagcaggctccccgctgagcagagagctcgatgcaggactcatcccaggaccccaggatcatgacctgagccaaaggcaggagcttaacctactgagccacccaggtacctccatTCAGGTATGGAGCGTCCGCACATGTCAGGTACAGTTCTTGGTGCTGGTTATACATCAGTGAACCAGGTAGACAAAACCTCTGCTACCATTCTGATTGTATAAAGTCCAACAAACTAAAGTATAAAGATCAATAAAGCAGGGCCACCTGGATGGTTacgtgtccgactcttgatttccagtcagatcatgatctcagggtcgtaagaccAAGCCCcttatcgggctccccgctcagcttggagtctgctcaggattgtctccctccctctcccactggcCCTCCctcaccactctctctctctctctctctctctcaaataaaaaaataccttaaaaaaataagtcagcaggggctggggagaatAGGAGTGCATCTAGATTGTCATTTTTAATAGAGAAAGTGTCACTGAGGAGGTGGCACTTGGCGAAGCCGTGAAGGAAGCGAGGGCCGTGGTGCTTCTGTGGGAACCGGTGTCGCAAGCCGAGGGGTCGTCCAGTCAGCAGTCCTGGGGGGGGAGGACCTGGAGGGTCTGCTCAAAGAGCAGCGGGTCGGGCAGGGTGTCTGGAGTGGAGAGGGCGCGGTCAGGGTAGTGGGAGACAGGGTGGTGGCCCGGATGGTGGCCGGCGTTTGAGCAGAGCACAGTGGTCCTCTGGCCACCGTTAGgcctttgccttttattttgaagGAGGTGGGAAGCACTGGAGGGTTTTGATCAGAGGACACCCGATTTGTGCTGAGGCTCACCCTCGGGGCCGCGTGCTGGCCACACAGCGGGGGGCGGCAGGGCCACAGCCGGGATCCCTGAGCCGGAGGCGGTGTGAGCCGCGGGACCAGGGGCTGGCCTGTGGACGCAGACCAGGGACACGGGCAACCAGGTCCCCAGGGGattggctgggggcgggggattGTGAGAGGGAAAGGGCTCAAGGACGACCCCAGAGTTTTCGGCTGGGGCAGCTGGGAGGATGTCCTTGCTATTGATTAGCTGATGTGGAGACGTGCAATGCGGTTTTGAGTGTGTCTGTTAGACACCGACACAGAGAGGCAAGCGAAGGGGTCTTTGCAGGAGGCTGGCGCTCAGGGGAGAGGTGGGTTTGGGGCTGCGAGTGCGGGACGGGGAGGCCCGGGCAGAGCCCCGCCAGCAGCCACACCCGCCGACGCCCCGAGCGCCCGGCGCTGGCCTGGGGCCGTGGGTGTGCGCCCAGACAGGACCCGAGGAGCCCGGCCTCGGTGCGCCCGCGGGGAGCCCAGTAAAGGAGGGAGAAAACCAAGGGATGGCATGTCTGGAAGCCAAGGGAGGACGGCGTCTCCAGCTCCCAGCCAGCAAGGGCCTCCGGCCCAAGGCCGCAGGTTCAGGCCCCGGCTCCCCTCTGGTCCCGGGGCCCGCGGCCCGGCGAGGCCCGGGGACGCGCACGTCTCCTTCCTCGGAGGCTCTGGGGCTCGACCCGGGTCCCCCCCTCGGTGCCGGGGCTCAGGGCGCGGCTGGGGCGACCCAGGGCGTCGGGCCAAGTCCCCAGTGCTCGTCACCGCGCCGGGGCATGCGGACGTGCGTTACGGGGCGCGACAGCCCGGCACAAACGCGGTTCATCGTCCCGTCCCCGAACCCCACCCCTCGGCTCCTCCAGGTCGGCCCGGCCGTCTGTCCCTTTGGCAGCGCTTGGCTCAAGGCAATGGCCTCGTAGCGGAGCTGGGTGCTCTCAGAGCCACGGGCTTCTTTTGGGAAAAGTCCGGTTGTCATTATACGAACGGGGATGGCGGTCCCGGCAGAGCCCGCCTGGCCCCCGGGGCGGTGCAGTGGGCGTGTGCGGGCGGGCGCGCCCCCTGGCGGCGGGAGGGGGGCTGGGTGCGGGCGGGCGCGCCCCCtggcggcgggaggcgggagcTGGGTGTGGGCGGGCGCGCACCCTGGCGGCGGGAGGGGGGCTGGGTGCGGGCGGGCGCGCCCCCTGGCGGCGGGAGGGGGGCTGGGTGCGGGCGGGCGCGCCCCCtggcggcgggaggcgggagcTGGGTGTGGGCGGGCGCGCACCCTGGCGGCGGGAGGGGGGCTGGGTGCGGGCGGGCGCGCCCCCTGGCGGCGGGAGGCGGCAGGAGGGGGGCTGGGTGCGGGCGGGCGCGCCCCCTGGCGGCGGGAGGGGGGCTGGGTGCGGGCGGGCGCGCCCCCTGGCGGCGGGAGCGGGGCTGGGTGCGGGCGGGCCGGAACGCTGGGCATCgctgaggctgaggggccaggtaCCAGGCGTCCCGGCCCTGCTCTCACTGTAGGGGTTCAAGTGTCCATAATGAAACACAGAAACGCCCAACCAACCGAACCAACCTGGGCTTCAAAGAAGGATAATTCTTTGACAGTGAAGAAGGGGAAATCTTCCAAGGCTGTGGAATAAGGACCCAGCGATAAAAGGGAGTAAACTACCGGGATGCTTGGCGGACTCAGTCGGtggagtgtccagctcttgatctcggggtcctgagttcgagtctcacattgggcacagtaaactattttttgaaaggttttatttatttatttcatgagaaacacagagagagagagaggccgagacataggcagagggagacgcgggctccccaggggagcccgatgcaggactcggtcccaggaccccgggatcacgacctgagcccaaggcagatgctcagccactgagccacccagatgccccggaCACAGTGAACTATTGATGCACAGTGTGGGCAGATCTCAGAATCGttacactgagtgaaagaagcccgGGAAGGGGTACACACTGTAGGATTCGCGCGTCGTGGCTTCCAGAGGGGAGAGTGCACGCAAACCTGCAGTGACCCCAGGCAGATCCATGG
Encoded proteins:
- the CYS1 gene encoding cystin-1 — encoded protein: MGSGSSRSGRALRRLRGPDSRRAGPGGAAPEGGTRPLASATAAAAREEAGEAEAAERAAHPGPGPGPGPGPRPGPAAPPDGGDETLRLLDQLLAESAAWGPGELAPRGPEPPRPAAGAGSPVPSKQSAGEHPEGSSVSRAPGGSPRRPERQPGTSVISYDYSEEELMASIEQEYCR